The window AGAGGACGGCCAGGGCCATATCCAGTTCGTGGGCGAGGACCGTATCGATCACACCCCGGAGAACGAGACGGTGCGGCTTAAGCTGGGTGATGCCTTTGACCTGACCGCGGAGCGGAAACAGACCGAGTTCAGGAAACTTGCCGGTTTTACTCGCTATGACCATGTTCTTGAGAGTGCCTATGCAATCAAGCTCAAGAACGCCAAAAAAGAGGCCGTGGTTGTCAAGGTGCTGGAATCCCTGCCCGGCGATTGGACAATACTCTCTGAGAGTCATGCCCACACCAGGGAGTCGGCCTTTCAGGCGGCCTGGCAGGTTCCGGTGCCGGCCAAGGGCGAGGCGACCCTTACCTATCGGGTCCGGGTCCGGTACTAACGGAAGACGGAAGACAGAGGACAGAAGACGGAAGACAGAGGACAGAGGACAGAGGACAGAGGACGGAAAACCAAGCACCAAGCACCAGGCACCAGGAACCAGGAACCAATAAACAATGACAGCCACTGATTCCCTCAAGATCACCCCCATGCTCCAGCAGTATATGGAGATCAAGAGCCGCCACGAAGACGCATTGCTCTTCTACCGGATGGGCGATTTTTATGAGATGTTTTTTGACGACGCAGTGACCGCTTCCCGGGCCCTGGGCATTACCCTTACCTCGCGCAGCAATAAAGGCGACGCCAACAAGATCCCCATGTGCGGGGTGCCCTATCACGCGGCCTCCTCCTACCTGGCCAAGCTGGTCAAGGGCGGTTTCCGGGTGGCGATCTGCGAACAGATGGAGGACCCGCGCCAGGTCAAGGGCAAGAAGATCGTCAAAAGGGAGGTGGTCCGGGTGGTGTCCCCGGGAGTAACCATTGAGGAGCAGCTCCTGGATGACAAGAGCAACCGCTACCTGGCCGCGGTGGCGGTGAATGAAAAAAAACGGGCAACCGCGACCGGGTCCGGGGATACGGGCCGTTACGGTTTAAGCCTGCTGGACATCTCCACCGGCGAGTTTCTGATCAGCCAATGCACCGACCAGGAGGAACTCCTGGACGAACTGACCCGCCTCGGCCCGGCCGAACTGCTGCTCAACGATGGGGCTGAAGAGGAAAACAATGATCTGACCAAGGCCCTGGAGCCGCTGCTGCCCGGGATCTGTATCACCCCGCGGCCAAGTCACAGCTATTATCCGGAAACCGCCCGGGAGACGCTGCTGGCCCATTTCCGGACGGTCAACCTGGCTGGATTCGGCTGTGAACACCTGCCCCTGGGAATCAGCGCGGCCGGGGCCCTGCTCCAGTACCTTAATGAGACCCAGAAGGTTGAACTCAACCATATCGAAAAGCTGACCCCGCTTGATTTTAAAGACGTACTCCTGGTGGACGACTCTTCCCGGCGCAACCTGGAACTGGTCCAGACCCTGGTCGGGGGCAAGCGGGAGGGTACCCTGCTGGCGGCCCTGGATCATACCCGCACCCCCATGGGCGCCCGGCTGCTGCGGCGGCGGCTCCTGTTCCCGCTCCGCGACCCGGCCCGGATCAACCTGCGGCTGGACGCGGTGCAACGGCTGGTAACCGATGCCACGCTTTGCCGGGAGCTGCGCGGGGTGCTTGCCGAGATGTATGATCTGGAGCGGCTGAACAGCCGGGTGGTGCTGGGCAGCGCCAATGCCCGGGACCTGACCGCCTTGAAGCTCTCCCTGGCCCGGCTGCCCCGGGTGCGGGAGTTGCTGGCCGGCATTGATACCGGTCTGCTGGGGGAGATCGGCGCTGAACCGGACCTGCTTGGCGATATTCACTCCCTGCTGGATAAGGGCATCCGCGAAGACGCCGGGATCACCCTGCGCGAGGGCAAGCTGATCCGGCAGGGGTTT is drawn from Desulfobacterales bacterium and contains these coding sequences:
- the mutS gene encoding DNA mismatch repair protein MutS, producing MTATDSLKITPMLQQYMEIKSRHEDALLFYRMGDFYEMFFDDAVTASRALGITLTSRSNKGDANKIPMCGVPYHAASSYLAKLVKGGFRVAICEQMEDPRQVKGKKIVKREVVRVVSPGVTIEEQLLDDKSNRYLAAVAVNEKKRATATGSGDTGRYGLSLLDISTGEFLISQCTDQEELLDELTRLGPAELLLNDGAEEENNDLTKALEPLLPGICITPRPSHSYYPETARETLLAHFRTVNLAGFGCEHLPLGISAAGALLQYLNETQKVELNHIEKLTPLDFKDVLLVDDSSRRNLELVQTLVGGKREGTLLAALDHTRTPMGARLLRRRLLFPLRDPARINLRLDAVQRLVTDATLCRELRGVLAEMYDLERLNSRVVLGSANARDLTALKLSLARLPRVRELLAGIDTGLLGEIGAEPDLLGDIHSLLDKGIREDAGITLREGKLIRQGFDDELDELLAVLRHGRQMILDLEARERERSGINKLKVGFNRVFGYYLEVSRGQLDKVPDYFIRKQTLANGERYITPELKEFENKVMGAQEKQLELEYRLFTGIRRQVARESGRVLATGARIARLDYFLCLAEVAAGCRYVRPEVNDGEAITIREGRHPVIEQALPAGRFVPNDVHLDQESEELLIITGPNMAGKSTVLRQTALIVLMAQMGGFVPADHALIGVVDRIFTRVGAMDDLRRGQSTFMVEMNETANILNNATDKSLVILDEIGRGTSTFDGLSIAWAVAEDLVEKNGKGVKTMFATHYHELTELALTMKRVKNYNIAVREWNDSIIFLHKLMKGGTNRSYGIQVAGLAGVPSRVVNRAGEILKNIEKGEFTREGEPRIAAGKGVGGERKKSGPNQLSLFAPVEDPLRQRLREIRPDNLTPLEALALLYELKEIDP